One Manihot esculenta cultivar AM560-2 chromosome 18, M.esculenta_v8, whole genome shotgun sequence genomic window carries:
- the LOC110606478 gene encoding pumilio homolog 12, giving the protein MEQNGNGYYSSSSPFESSVSHTRNASFRHLNQRHLLPQTSSQNPNEDNIEYLFSQLSVSQHNGEPSYPAAYGDSSVGSHLYRPHVGGQTFSVQEMGQNQQNNGVNSCLSMGLQDYLSYPDMLGSNIDFRNSFISNVNELPWADSSGFSNGSMTDCWLSKIRNSHSSALYNERPHWLQEPSNYLPLGDLRGMILRLAKDQNGCRLLQSVLGRGAKVGIGIVFFEVIDYVGELMVDPFGNYVIQKLVQVCSEEQRSQILLRVTRSEFQLVRICLDTHGTRAVQKLLETITSQQQISVFMSAISPSAVVLAKNINGHHVIKHCLRYFSIENNKYLLNVVADNCFEIAIDKSGCCVLQLCVDNSRGEARDRLISEITANALLLAEDPYGNYVVQHILALKFPRITANLLKQLQGSFIVLACNKYGSNVVEKCLIESNKEQFAQIIWELLRSSNASMLLVDSFGNYVVQSAISKSEGPAFVALLELIQMNVPRMRNNIYGRKILLKLRERGIHF; this is encoded by the exons ATGGAGCAGAATGGTAACGGCTACTACTCTTCATCCTCACCATTTGAGTCTTCCGTTTCTCATACAAGAAACGCCTCTTTCCGCCACCTTAATCAGCGCCATCTGCTCCCCCAAACTTCCTCGCAAAACCCTAATGAAGACAacattgaatatttattttctcaacTCAGTGTCTCTCAGCATAACGGCGAACCTTCCTATCCGGCTGCTTATGGTGATAGCTCTGTTGGTTCACATCTTTATCGTCCCCATGTGGGTGGACAGACGTTTTCGGTTCAAGAAATGGGACAAAATCAGCAGAACAATGGTGTAAATTCTTGTCTGTCTATGGGGTTGCAAGATTATTTGAGTTATCCAGATATGCTTGGCTCTAATATTGATTTTAGGAATAGTTTTATATCCAATGTCAACGAACTCCCATGGGCTGATTCTAGTGGATTTTCAAACGGTTCGATGACGGACTGCTGGCTGTCGAAAATCAGGAATTCTCATTCGTCTGCTTTGTATAATGAGAGGCCTCATTGGCTACAAGAACCTTCCAATTACTTGCCTTTGGGCGATTTGAGAGGTATGATTTTGAGATTGGCAAAGGATCAAAATGGTTGTAGATTGTTACAAAGCGTCCTCGGGAGAGGAGCAAAGGTGGGAATTGGCATTGTGTTCTTCGAGGTGATAGACTATGTAGGTGAATTGATGGTGGACCCATTTGGGAATTATGTTATACAAAAGCTCGTGCAGGTGTGTAGCGAGGAACAGAGGAGTCAGATTCTTCTAAGAGTGACTAGAAGCGAATTTCAACTTGTTAGGATTTGTCTTGACACTCATGG AACTCGCGCTGTACAGAAGCTGTTGGAAACTATTACCTCCCAACAGCAAATATCCGTATTTATGTCAGCAATAAGCCCCAGTGCAGTTGTACTGGCGAAGAACATCAATGGTCATCATGTAATCAAACATTGCTTACGGTATTTCTCTATTGAAAACAATAAG TATCTTCTGAATGTGGTGGCAGACAACTGCTTTGAAATTGCAATAGATAAAAGTGGATGCTGTGTGCTTCAACTGTGTGTTGATAACTCTAGAGGGGAAGCTAGAGATCGTCTGATATCTGAGATAACAGCAAACGCATTACTCTTGGCAGAAGATCCTTATGG CAACTATGTAGTACAGCATATATTGGCATTGAAGTTTCCGCGGATCACAGCAAATCTTCTTAAACAACTTCAAGGGAGTTTCATTGTTCTTGCCTGCAACAAGTATGGCAGCAATGTTGTGGAGAAGTGCTTGATTGAGTCAAATAAGGagcaatttgcccaaattattTGGGAGTTGCTCAGGAGCTCAAATGCTTCCATGCTCCTCGTGGATTCTTTTGGAAACTATGTCGTCCAGTCTGCAATATCAAAATCTGAG GGCCCAGCCTTTGTAGCGTTGCTAGAACTGATTCAGATGAACGTTCCAAGAATGCGCAACAACATTTATGGCAGAAAGATTCTTTTAAAGCTCAGGGAGAGGGGGATACATTTTTGA